The Microcystis panniformis FACHB-1757 region GATAATCTAAAAGATCGATCGCCAAGTCGGGGGAAATAGGGGTATGTCGATGGTGAACTTGGGAAACAGGATCTTGAATCCAAGCGCCATTGTAAGCAATTAAAGGTAAAGTCGATTTAAGGCGTTTATGAAAGCGTAAAGCCGAGCGGTACATCCTACCAGTGCCGATAGCGACGGGAATTCCCTTTTTTTGGACGGCCGAGACAGCTTGCACCACAGCCGGATTAACCTGATTGTTATCCCCGGCGATCGTTCCATCCACATCAACAACGATTAAGCGAATATCCACAGTCTTTTCCCATTCAACAGTCAACAGTTATTGACACTCTCGCCGTCAAGCTACGCTGTGACTGGAGATTCTTGCTTCTACTCCTCTTAACTAGACACAATCGGAAGACTATGCCCCCGTCAGACCGAATCCACAAGCGTTTTAGTTTAACGTCTACCGACTGCCCGGCGGCGGACGGATCTGAATTTTATTTGTGGGCTGTTTTGACCTTAGCCGTTAAGCTTCTATCCTGCTTGACCCGTCACCATTACATTTTCAAGGGCGATATTTGTTCCGAGGTACAAAGGAGCGGGAGGTTTCCGTGATCCCTTACGCGCTTTACCGCTTTCTGTATTCTAGCGAAATCCCTCGAAAATTGTCAAAGTATTGAAAGCTAGGATGGAAGGCATGGGATTAAATGCAACAGTCCGAACATTTGGATACACGAATAAAACAATATTAAATTGGGAAAAGAAATTATCAGCCTGACAAGAAACGTTAGTATTTAACTCTAGATAAAATGTCACCATAATTACCTCAAAAACTGCCCTAGTTAATTATTTTTAGCTAGTTGACTAACAAGCCATGCTCTTAAATTCTTTTCTGCCCTCACTTCATCCTCTTTAGCAGTGGCTAAAAATTCATAGAGTTTAGTTTTCGGAACTAGGGGAAAAGTCGGACTAAATTCTCCTTCCTGATAACCCCCCTTTTCTAACCGATAAATGCGCCATATTTGTCCATTAAAACGCCATAATTCCGGCACTCCCAAACGGGCATAAAGTGCTAATTTATTAATATCCGTGTGGGTTATATCCACTTCCACCACTAAATCTGGGGGCGGATCTTCAGTTAAATTAATCCTTTTTCCCAGCACTTTAGCTTGATTTTGAATATAGTAGGCATTATCGGGTTCTGCTCCTCGTTCTAAATCTTCCCTAGCTAGAGTTGTGGAACCCATACTTTTAATTTTTAAACCCAATTCGGACACCAAAAAATAGATAAAACGTCCGATTAATTCCCGATAAAACTCGTGTTCTTCTAGGGGCATAGTAATCTCTAAAGTGCCACGATCATAAAATAAATGGGCGCAATTATTTTCCCCTAGCGCCTGTAAAATTTGCTGATAGGATAACCAATTGAGATGATAAAAAGTAACCCGTCTTTCTGCCCAGATTTCGCTAGTATTTAACTCGAGAGGAACTGTCACCATAATTACCTCAACTGCCCTAGTTAATTATTTTTAGCTAGTTGACTAACAAGCCATGCTCTTAAATTCTTTTCTGCCCTCACTTCATCCTCTTTAGCAGTGGCTAAAAATTCATAGAGTTTAGTTTTCGGAACTAGGGGAAAAGTCGGACTAAATTCTCCTTCCTGATAACCCCCCTTTTCTAACCGATAAATGCGCCATATTTGTCCATTAAAACGCCATAATTCCGGCACTCCCAAACGGGCATAAAGTGCTAATTTATTAATATCCGTGTGGGTTATATCCACTTCCACCACTAAATCTGGGGGCGGATCTTCAGTTAAATTAATCCTTTTCCCCAGCACTTTAGCTTGATTTTGAATATAGTAGGCATTATCGGGTTCTGCTCCTCGTTCTAAATCTTCCCTAGCTAGAGTTGTGGAACCCATACTTTTAATTTTTAAACCCAATTCTACCACCAAAATCCGAATAAACAATCCGATTAATTCTCGATAAAACTCGTGTTCTTCTAGGGGCATAGTAATTTCTAAAGTGCCACGATCATAAAATAAATGGGCGCGATTATTTTCTCCTAGTGCCTGTAAAATTTGCTGATAGGATAACCAACTGAGATGATTAAAAACTACCCGTTTCTCACCCCTAATTTGCTCAGTATTTAACTCCAGAGGAACTGTCACCATAACTGCCCCGAAAAGCGAAATTTATGCCCAAAAAAGGGGGTTGACTCACCCCCTGATCATCTTATCAAACCAGTGCCGGAACCTGGGGCCAACGCCCGATCGCCTTACCAATGACCGCTAACTCCCGAGTTAATCGATCGAATCGGTCGGGGGTCAAGGATTGCGGCCCATCAGATAGGGCCTTTGCCGGGTTAGGATGTACCTCGATCATCAAGGAATCGGCCCCGGCTGCTAGGGAAGCCATGGCCATGGTCGGGACATATTCCCATTTACCCGTACCGTGGCTAGGATCGATCATGATCGGCAGGTGAGTTAAAGTTCTTAAAACGGGAATACAGGATAAATCTAGGGTATTGCGAGTATATTTACTGTCAAAGGTGCGGATACCGCGTTCGCAGAGAATAACATTGCTATTTCCTGCGGCGAGGATATATTCTGCCGCCATCAACCAATCTTCAATAGTGGCCGCCATGCCGCGCTTGAGTAGGACTGGTTTCGGTTGCGCTCCAACTTTTTTCAAGAGGGAAAAATTCTGCATATTGCGGGCTCCCACTTGCACCACGTCGGCTATTTCGACAATCTTAGGGAGATCCGCCGCGTCCATTACTTCCGTGATAATACCCAAACCACTGGCATCTCTAGCCGCCGCTAGTAATTCCAAAGCGCTTTCCCCGTGACCTTGGAAAGCATAGGGAGAAGTGCGGGGTTTGTAGGCACCCCCCCGGAGGAATTGCGCTCCGGCTGCCGCCACTCGTTTGGCAGTTTCCACGATCATGGCCTCATTTTCCACCGAACAGGGGCCGGCGACAATGCTAACGGGATGATTTCTGCCGATGGGGATAACACCGTTAGGAGTAGGGACTAAAACCTCGCTGTATTCCCCGTGACGGTATTCTAAACAGGCGCGTTTGAAGGGTTGTTCGACTCGCAGGACGGTTTCGATCCAAGGGCTTAATTCTTGGATTTGTAGGGGGTCTAATTCCCTGGTTTCTCCGACTAAACCGATGACAACTTTATGCTTACCGACGATTTTCTCGGGACTTAATCCCCATGCCTCGAATTCGGCACCGACGCGCTCGATTTCAATTTCCGGGGAACCAACTTTCATGACAACAATCATGGCATTAACCTTTTATTGTTTCCTTTAATCTCTATTGTTGACGATTTCTAGAGGTTATCTATTTTTCTTCCACTTCTTTTTTGCCGGACCGCCAGGCGGCGATCGTTCTGCCAAAATTAGCTTGAAATTCTTGCCATCCTAGCCAATCCCCCACCCGATCCTCATCCCAAGAAGCGGAGAAGATGCCATAACTCAGACCGATGAAACCTAGACCAAACAGGCTTAAACTGACGAGCATGGCGACGTAGGAAGGGATTTCGAGAAGATCGTGGCTAATAATCCAGTAGAAGCCAAAAAAGGAAGCTATCCCCAGTGCCGTCGGCAGGCCACAAAATACCGCCATCCGTTTGGCCATCCGTTGACTGACCACTTGCGGAATCGCCTTTAAGCTGGTTTCCTCGGAGCGATTTTTTAGGGGCGGTGGCACGGGACTAGGGGCAATTTTCGGGGTTTTTCGCTTATTTTGGCGCGGCTCAAAGGGGAGACGTTCTTTTTTCTCCGTCGATTTCGATTCAGAGGCCATGGTAGGGATGCAAAGGGGGTATGCTTAACGGCGAATTCCGAGACGACCAATCAGGGTTTGATAACGTTGTTGATCTTTCTTCTGGATATAGGTTAACAGTCCCCGACGACGACCGATCATCTGGAGTAATCCCCGACGGGAAGCATGGTCTTTCGGGTTAGCTTTCAGGTGTTCGGTCAGTTGGTTGATTCTCTCGGTTAAGAAAGCTACCTGTAACTCCGATGATCCTGTATCGGTTTCGTGGGCCTGATATTGGCTGATTAGTTCTTGTTTTTTGGTCTGGGTTAAGGCCATAGGACTCGTGATCTCTGCTTAAATACTGCAATCTATTATAGTATCACGTTTCTGGTCGATCCGTAAACATTGTTCGG contains the following coding sequences:
- a CDS encoding Uma2 family endonuclease, with product MVTVPLELNTSEIWAERRVTFYHLNWLSYQQILQALGENNCAHLFYDRGTLEITMPLEEHEFYRELIGRFIYFLVSELGLKIKSMGSTTLAREDLERGAEPDNAYYIQNQAKVLGKRINLTEDPPPDLVVEVDITHTDINKLALYARLGVPELWRFNGQIWRIYRLEKGGYQEGEFSPTFPLVPKTKLYEFLATAKEDEVRAEKNLRAWLVSQLAKNN
- a CDS encoding Uma2 family endonuclease; the encoded protein is MVTVPLELNTEQIRGEKRVVFNHLSWLSYQQILQALGENNRAHLFYDRGTLEITMPLEEHEFYRELIGLFIRILVVELGLKIKSMGSTTLAREDLERGAEPDNAYYIQNQAKVLGKRINLTEDPPPDLVVEVDITHTDINKLALYARLGVPELWRFNGQIWRIYRLEKGGYQEGEFSPTFPLVPKTKLYEFLATAKEDEVRAEKNLRAWLVSQLAKNN
- the aroF gene encoding 3-deoxy-7-phosphoheptulonate synthase, producing MIVVMKVGSPEIEIERVGAEFEAWGLSPEKIVGKHKVVIGLVGETRELDPLQIQELSPWIETVLRVEQPFKRACLEYRHGEYSEVLVPTPNGVIPIGRNHPVSIVAGPCSVENEAMIVETAKRVAAAGAQFLRGGAYKPRTSPYAFQGHGESALELLAAARDASGLGIITEVMDAADLPKIVEIADVVQVGARNMQNFSLLKKVGAQPKPVLLKRGMAATIEDWLMAAEYILAAGNSNVILCERGIRTFDSKYTRNTLDLSCIPVLRTLTHLPIMIDPSHGTGKWEYVPTMAMASLAAGADSLMIEVHPNPAKALSDGPQSLTPDRFDRLTRELAVIGKAIGRWPQVPALV
- a CDS encoding PAM68 family protein, translated to MASESKSTEKKERLPFEPRQNKRKTPKIAPSPVPPPLKNRSEETSLKAIPQVVSQRMAKRMAVFCGLPTALGIASFFGFYWIISHDLLEIPSYVAMLVSLSLFGLGFIGLSYGIFSASWDEDRVGDWLGWQEFQANFGRTIAAWRSGKKEVEEK
- the rpsO gene encoding 30S ribosomal protein S15, giving the protein MALTQTKKQELISQYQAHETDTGSSELQVAFLTERINQLTEHLKANPKDHASRRGLLQMIGRRRGLLTYIQKKDQQRYQTLIGRLGIRR